The Beijerinckiaceae bacterium RH AL1 genome has a segment encoding these proteins:
- a CDS encoding hypothetical protein (ID:RHAL1_03155;~conserved membrane protein of unknown function;~source:Prodigal:2.6), producing the protein MSAVGSTLTETRFRAAREADWAKLESLLDRIERGSLRKLSDEDLFSLPVMYRATLSSLSVARETSLDRELVRYLEALATRAYFVTYSIRAPMGPRILRFFTRDWPEAVLALRRELAVTVILMAAGLAAAWLLIAQDAAWFYAIIPQSLAQGRDPTASTADLKRVLGAGQHGFLEFFATFLFAHNSQVAFLSYALGAAFALPTLLLMVYNGCMIGALMALYASHGLGLELAGWLAIHGTTELFAISIAGAAGLRIGMAVAFPGRLSRLTAATRAGQLGGVAMIGVVLMLFVAGGLEGIGRQIVTDTGARFAIGGMMLVGWLLYFFTPRPALRG; encoded by the coding sequence GTGAGCGCGGTCGGCAGCACCCTCACGGAGACGCGCTTCCGCGCCGCCCGCGAAGCCGACTGGGCGAAGCTCGAAAGCCTGCTCGACCGCATCGAGCGCGGCTCGCTGCGCAAGCTCTCGGACGAGGATCTGTTCTCGCTTCCCGTGATGTATCGCGCGACGCTCTCCTCGCTCTCGGTCGCCCGCGAGACGTCGCTCGATCGCGAGCTGGTGCGCTACCTGGAAGCTTTGGCGACGCGGGCCTACTTCGTCACATACTCGATCCGCGCGCCGATGGGGCCGCGCATCCTGCGCTTCTTCACGCGCGACTGGCCCGAGGCGGTGCTCGCGCTGCGGCGCGAGCTTGCCGTCACCGTGATCCTGATGGCCGCCGGCCTCGCGGCCGCCTGGCTGCTCATCGCGCAGGACGCGGCGTGGTTCTATGCGATTATCCCGCAGAGCTTGGCGCAGGGGCGCGACCCCACCGCCTCGACGGCGGACCTGAAGCGCGTGCTCGGCGCCGGCCAGCACGGCTTCCTGGAGTTCTTCGCGACCTTCCTCTTCGCCCACAACTCACAGGTCGCGTTCCTCTCCTATGCGCTCGGCGCCGCCTTCGCGCTGCCGACCCTGCTGCTGATGGTCTACAACGGCTGCATGATCGGCGCGCTGATGGCGCTCTACGCGAGCCACGGGCTCGGCCTCGAGCTGGCGGGCTGGCTCGCCATCCACGGCACGACCGAGCTGTTCGCGATCTCGATCGCCGGCGCGGCGGGCCTGCGCATCGGCATGGCGGTCGCCTTTCCCGGGCGGCTCTCCCGCCTGACGGCGGCGACACGCGCCGGGCAGCTCGGCGGCGTCGCGATGATCGGCGTGGTGCTGATGCTCTTCGTCGCCGGCGGCCTGGAGGGCATCGGGCGCCAGATCGTCACCGACACCGGCGCGCGCTTCGCGATCGGCGGCATGATGCTCGTCGGCTGGCTCCTCTACTTCTTCACGCCGCGACCGGCGCTCCGTGGCTGA
- a CDS encoding RDD domain-containing protein (ID:RHAL1_03156;~source:Prodigal:2.6), with amino-acid sequence MAERAAEGRFTRPFVTPEGVDLRLSLAQSGERASAFILDVVVMGTALVALTIAVVIAFVGVGRLFAQVLAIVWLLGFFLLRVGYFISFELGGRAATPGKRMLGLRVVARDGGPLTAAAVVTRNALRELEVFVPLSFLAYRAAQSDAELWTGIAGLAWAGIFAFFPLFNRDRMRMGDLLAGTWVVRAPRRKLVMPVASQASTDAGFAFTPAQLDAYGEFELQTLADVLRRGDRAAMATVAAGIRRKIRWTAPPGDDAAFLGAYYAALCAKLERGILFGRKRLDKNDRRRAS; translated from the coding sequence GTGGCTGAGCGCGCGGCCGAGGGCCGCTTCACCCGGCCCTTCGTGACGCCGGAAGGGGTCGACCTGCGCCTGTCCCTCGCGCAGAGCGGCGAGCGGGCGAGCGCCTTCATCCTCGATGTCGTCGTCATGGGCACGGCGCTCGTCGCGCTCACCATCGCCGTCGTGATCGCGTTCGTCGGCGTCGGCCGGCTGTTCGCCCAGGTGCTCGCAATCGTCTGGCTGCTCGGCTTCTTTCTCCTGCGGGTCGGCTATTTCATAAGCTTCGAGCTGGGCGGCCGGGCGGCGACGCCGGGCAAGCGCATGCTCGGCCTTCGCGTCGTGGCCCGCGACGGCGGCCCCTTGACCGCAGCGGCGGTCGTCACGCGCAACGCGCTGCGCGAGCTCGAGGTGTTCGTGCCGCTCTCCTTCCTCGCCTATCGCGCCGCGCAGTCCGATGCCGAGCTGTGGACCGGCATCGCCGGGCTCGCCTGGGCCGGCATCTTCGCCTTCTTCCCGCTGTTCAACCGCGACCGGATGCGGATGGGCGACCTGCTGGCGGGCACCTGGGTGGTGCGCGCGCCGCGTCGCAAGCTCGTCATGCCGGTGGCCAGCCAGGCTTCGACCGATGCCGGCTTTGCCTTCACCCCGGCGCAGCTCGACGCCTACGGCGAGTTCGAGCTGCAGACGCTGGCTGACGTCCTGCGCCGCGGCGACCGAGCGGCGATGGCGACCGTCGCCGCCGGCATCCGCCGCAAGATCCGCTGGACCGCGCCGCCAGGGGACGACGCGGCCTTCCTCGGCGCCTATTACGCGGCGCTCTGCGCGAAGCTCGAGCGCGGCATCTTGTTCGGCCGCAAGCGACTAGACAAAAACGACAGGCGGCGTGCGAGCTAG
- a CDS encoding hypothetical protein (ID:RHAL1_03157;~conserved protein of unknown function;~source:Prodigal:2.6): MPSNPVFDRDRLAAFARRLDADVASGAIPGAALLIGGREADLFAHEAGFRDIATRAPLRADAIWRIYSMTKPIVTMAGLVLMERGLLTLDQPIADFIPAFAELEVALPDGRRVPAEHAPTIQDLMRHTAGITYGFLGDSPAQRAAVADGFLMRDLANADYVARLARIPLEHQPGRVWHYSHATDVLGHVLEVAMGCDLAHVLDDTLLAPLGMRETWFAVPPSEVGRVAEPLPQAPGQRPLFFDPRKPRRGQRGNHGLFSTMADQACFLRMMLCDGRLGAQRVLSGPAIALATSDHLGRDIARAAYYPPGPGYGFGLGFAVRLAVGEAAYPGSVGDYFWSGVGGTYFWVDPARGFFAILMMQTSDAAQRAHYRALARAMVYAALE; this comes from the coding sequence TTGCCCTCCAACCCCGTCTTTGACCGCGACCGCCTTGCCGCCTTCGCCCGGCGGCTCGACGCCGACGTCGCTTCCGGCGCGATCCCCGGCGCGGCGCTGCTGATCGGCGGCCGCGAGGCCGACCTCTTCGCGCACGAGGCGGGCTTTCGCGACATTGCCACGCGCGCCCCCCTGCGCGCGGATGCGATCTGGCGCATCTACTCGATGACCAAGCCGATCGTGACCATGGCCGGTCTCGTCCTGATGGAGCGCGGGCTCCTCACGCTCGACCAGCCCATCGCGGACTTCATCCCCGCCTTCGCCGAACTCGAGGTCGCGCTGCCGGACGGGCGCCGCGTGCCGGCGGAGCACGCGCCGACGATCCAGGACCTGATGCGCCATACCGCCGGCATCACCTACGGCTTCCTCGGCGACAGCCCGGCGCAGCGCGCCGCCGTCGCCGACGGCTTCCTCATGCGGGACCTCGCCAACGCGGACTACGTCGCGCGGCTCGCCAGGATACCGCTCGAGCATCAGCCCGGTCGCGTCTGGCACTACAGCCACGCCACCGACGTGCTCGGCCACGTGCTCGAGGTCGCGATGGGCTGCGACCTCGCACACGTGCTGGACGACACGCTGCTCGCGCCGCTCGGCATGCGCGAGACATGGTTTGCCGTGCCACCGTCGGAGGTCGGCCGCGTGGCCGAGCCGCTGCCGCAGGCGCCGGGCCAGCGCCCGCTGTTCTTCGATCCGCGCAAGCCGCGGCGCGGCCAGCGCGGCAACCACGGCCTGTTCTCGACCATGGCCGACCAGGCGTGCTTCCTGCGCATGATGCTGTGCGACGGCCGGCTCGGCGCGCAGCGCGTGCTGAGCGGGCCGGCGATCGCGCTCGCAACGTCGGACCACCTCGGCCGCGACATCGCCCGCGCCGCCTACTACCCGCCTGGCCCCGGCTACGGCTTCGGGCTGGGTTTCGCGGTGCGTCTCGCCGTCGGCGAGGCCGCCTACCCCGGCTCGGTCGGCGACTACTTCTGGTCCGGCGTCGGCGGCACCTATTTCTGGGTCGATCCCGCGCGCGGGTTTTTCGCAATCCTGATGATGCAGACGTCCGACGCCGCGCAGCGCGCGCACTACCGTGCGCTGGCGCGCGCGATGGTCTATGCGGCGCTGGAATGA
- a CDS encoding protein of unknown function (ID:RHAL1_03158;~source:Prodigal:2.6): MIRPSATAPQQGTSDRETVLVLVDEIGAGGLPDRTRALLRALCAFVRPILVAQRYGKPPWRIGKAPWAEEAYAFPAQNYNASVKRFAADLVRHHAPAWVLAYGWENTQLVVELSERDVPILVFADYVSLNPNAEGQLGWASYFADRIVLPEAILLHAKFAFRAGASPHGALASRFRVFDAPEAIPKPRRFGGLLASRSDVGDRLDVARRLIEVGRQTVVERTRLAARLHRDAATIEAAGVFDAGLAVPPRDAADTQSAILAYLRMSHRLAPLDREGVGPILRRPMAGFHPLVYATDCAGFDYAADEDPFAHFLRSGRPKGRWTHQIIAPRADPVPRAELRVALHAHMHYPEFLPELLERVAINATPVDLFITTTSEERRAEIADFLDRAGIAPAMLLSEPSNRGRDIWPFLALLGAGAFAGYDVVGHVHGKRSPAHEAGMAWKDFLWRHLVGGPEAMMDRILAAFARAPRIGLVIAEDPHLESWAGNKAIASDLAARLGIAPPLPAYFEFPVGTMFWTRPEAMAPLVDLHLTPDMIPPEPLPADGTLLHALERLVPFVAEKAGFEVSAAYVPGCAR; the protein is encoded by the coding sequence ATGATTCGGCCGTCGGCGACCGCACCACAGCAAGGCACCTCCGATCGCGAGACCGTCCTCGTCCTCGTGGACGAGATCGGAGCCGGCGGCCTGCCCGATCGCACGCGCGCCCTGCTGCGGGCGCTTTGCGCGTTCGTCAGGCCGATTTTAGTCGCGCAGCGCTATGGCAAGCCGCCCTGGCGGATCGGCAAGGCGCCGTGGGCAGAGGAGGCCTATGCCTTCCCGGCACAGAACTACAACGCCAGCGTCAAGCGGTTCGCGGCCGATCTCGTCCGGCATCATGCCCCGGCGTGGGTGCTCGCCTACGGCTGGGAGAACACGCAACTCGTCGTCGAGCTTTCCGAGCGCGACGTGCCGATCCTCGTCTTCGCGGACTATGTCTCCTTGAACCCGAACGCGGAAGGGCAGCTCGGCTGGGCCTCATACTTCGCCGACAGGATCGTGCTGCCGGAGGCCATCCTTCTTCATGCCAAATTCGCGTTCCGCGCGGGCGCCTCGCCGCACGGTGCGCTGGCGAGCCGGTTTCGCGTGTTCGACGCGCCGGAAGCGATACCGAAGCCGCGGCGCTTCGGAGGCCTCCTCGCATCGCGGTCCGACGTAGGCGACCGGCTCGACGTGGCACGTCGCCTCATCGAGGTTGGTCGACAAACCGTCGTCGAGCGCACCCGGCTCGCGGCGCGCCTTCACCGAGATGCGGCGACGATCGAGGCCGCCGGCGTCTTCGACGCGGGACTCGCCGTGCCGCCGCGCGACGCCGCCGACACGCAGTCGGCGATCCTCGCGTATCTGCGAATGTCCCACCGGCTTGCGCCGCTCGACAGGGAGGGCGTCGGACCGATCCTGCGGCGGCCGATGGCGGGGTTTCACCCGCTCGTCTACGCGACCGATTGCGCCGGCTTCGACTACGCCGCCGACGAAGACCCGTTCGCGCACTTCCTGCGCAGCGGGCGCCCGAAGGGCCGCTGGACCCACCAGATCATCGCGCCACGGGCGGACCCCGTCCCGCGGGCCGAGCTTCGCGTCGCGCTCCACGCACACATGCATTATCCCGAGTTCCTGCCGGAGCTTCTCGAGCGCGTGGCGATCAACGCGACGCCGGTCGATCTCTTCATCACCACGACCTCCGAAGAACGCCGCGCGGAGATAGCAGATTTCCTCGACCGCGCCGGCATCGCTCCAGCGATGCTCCTCAGCGAGCCGTCGAACCGCGGGCGCGACATCTGGCCGTTCCTCGCCCTGCTTGGCGCGGGTGCTTTCGCCGGCTACGACGTCGTCGGCCACGTGCACGGCAAGCGCAGCCCCGCCCATGAGGCCGGGATGGCCTGGAAGGACTTCCTCTGGCGCCATCTCGTCGGAGGTCCGGAGGCGATGATGGACCGGATTCTCGCGGCCTTCGCGCGCGCGCCGCGAATTGGGCTCGTCATCGCCGAGGACCCGCACCTCGAAAGCTGGGCCGGCAACAAGGCGATTGCGAGCGATCTCGCGGCAAGGTTGGGTATCGCCCCTCCCCTGCCCGCCTATTTCGAGTTTCCGGTGGGGACGATGTTCTGGACGCGCCCGGAGGCCATGGCGCCGCTCGTCGACCTGCACCTCACGCCCGACATGATCCCGCCGGAGCCCCTCCCCGCCGATGGCACGCTCCTGCACGCGCTCGAGCGGCTCGTTCCCTTCGTGGCCGAAAAGGCCGGCTTCGAGGTCTCGGCCGCCTATGTGCCGGGATGCGCGCGCTAG
- a CDS encoding AMP-dependent synthetase and ligase (ID:RHAL1_03159;~source:Prodigal:2.6), with product MNALPPLRPERPSANADWVRALQRTADITPGSTRTLARALDEAAEAGRPALIGDTASLDYASLVALANQAAHWALGEGLRPGDRVALMLENQPAYPALWIGLSRVGIVAALLNTQLVGAGLAHALEVAAARHVIASPSLAPALAEVLEKTTTGKGWVWDGEAEGFAALDPVLAALPTTAPEAEREITLADPALLIYTSGTTGLPKAAHVSHFRIMMWSEWFAGVTDARADDRLYDCLPMYHSVGGVVAVGAMLVAGGAVIVRKGFSASGFWADVAASGATIFQYIGELCRYLAAAPEGAAAQPHRLRLAIGNGLRADVWRAFETRFAIPRIIEFYAATEGSFSLFNLEGEPGAIGRIPRFMAHRAPIALVAFDVAREAPVRGDDGFCRRCDADEVGEAIGLVAANAEKLATRFEGYTDEAASERKLLRDVFAKGDVWFRTGDLMRRDGRGFYYFVDRIGDTFRWKGENVATSEVADVLAAHPGVREVSVYGVAVPGADGRAGMAALVAAPDLDLDALHAHLAARLPRYACPVFLRLRERLAVTGTFKVQKATDVAEGFDPGRVHDPLYVDGGEAYVRLDETRHAAIVKGEMRL from the coding sequence ATGAACGCGCTCCCGCCGCTGCGCCCCGAGCGCCCCTCGGCCAACGCCGACTGGGTGCGCGCCCTGCAGCGCACCGCCGACATCACGCCGGGCTCGACCCGCACGCTCGCCCGCGCGCTCGACGAGGCCGCGGAGGCGGGCCGTCCGGCCCTGATCGGCGACACGGCGAGCCTCGACTATGCAAGCCTCGTCGCGCTGGCGAACCAGGCGGCGCATTGGGCGCTCGGCGAGGGGCTGCGGCCGGGCGATCGCGTCGCGCTGATGCTGGAGAACCAGCCCGCCTATCCCGCGCTGTGGATCGGCCTGTCGCGCGTCGGCATCGTTGCCGCGCTGCTCAACACCCAGCTCGTCGGCGCCGGCCTCGCGCATGCGCTCGAGGTGGCGGCGGCGCGCCATGTCATCGCGTCGCCGTCCCTCGCGCCGGCCCTTGCCGAGGTGCTCGAAAAAACGACGACGGGAAAAGGTTGGGTCTGGGACGGTGAGGCCGAGGGCTTCGCAGCGCTCGACCCTGTCCTCGCGGCGCTGCCGACGACAGCGCCGGAGGCCGAGCGCGAGATCACGCTCGCCGATCCCGCGCTGCTCATCTACACCTCGGGCACGACGGGCCTGCCGAAGGCGGCGCACGTCAGCCACTTCCGCATCATGATGTGGAGCGAGTGGTTCGCCGGCGTCACGGACGCGCGCGCCGACGACCGGCTCTACGACTGCCTGCCGATGTACCACAGCGTCGGCGGCGTCGTCGCCGTCGGCGCCATGCTGGTCGCAGGCGGAGCGGTCATCGTCCGCAAGGGGTTTTCCGCCAGCGGCTTCTGGGCCGACGTCGCGGCCTCGGGCGCGACGATCTTCCAGTATATCGGCGAGCTCTGCCGCTACCTCGCCGCCGCCCCCGAAGGCGCCGCCGCGCAGCCGCATCGGCTGCGGCTCGCCATCGGCAACGGCTTGCGCGCCGACGTGTGGCGCGCCTTCGAGACGCGCTTCGCGATCCCACGCATCATCGAGTTCTACGCGGCGACGGAGGGCTCGTTCTCGCTCTTCAATCTCGAGGGCGAGCCCGGCGCCATCGGCCGCATTCCGCGCTTCATGGCGCATCGCGCGCCCATCGCGCTCGTCGCCTTCGACGTCGCGCGCGAGGCGCCGGTGCGCGGCGACGACGGCTTCTGTCGCCGCTGCGACGCCGACGAGGTCGGCGAGGCGATCGGCCTCGTCGCCGCGAACGCCGAGAAGCTCGCGACGCGCTTCGAGGGCTACACCGACGAGGCCGCGAGCGAGCGCAAGCTGCTGCGCGACGTCTTCGCCAAGGGCGACGTCTGGTTCCGCACCGGCGACCTGATGCGGCGCGACGGGCGCGGCTTCTACTACTTCGTCGACCGCATCGGCGACACGTTCCGCTGGAAGGGCGAGAACGTCGCGACGAGCGAGGTGGCGGACGTGCTCGCGGCACACCCCGGCGTGCGGGAAGTCTCGGTCTACGGCGTCGCCGTGCCGGGCGCCGACGGCCGTGCCGGCATGGCGGCGCTCGTCGCCGCGCCCGACCTCGACCTCGACGCGCTGCACGCCCATCTCGCGGCACGGCTGCCGCGCTACGCGTGCCCCGTGTTCCTGCGCCTGCGCGAGCGGCTGGCGGTGACCGGCACGTTCAAGGTGCAGAAGGCCACCGACGTCGCCGAGGGGTTCGATCCCGGGCGCGTCCACGATCCGCTCTACGTCGACGGCGGCGAGGCCTACGTCCGCCTGGACGAGACGCGGCATGCGGCGATCGTCAAGGGCGAGATGCGGCTCTGA
- a CDS encoding Acyl-CoA acyltransferase (ID:RHAL1_03160;~source:Prodigal:2.6), giving the protein MLSNEPIVSPDASGSAESRTAAAKPRLKLVCRKIRDEDLDAVADCLTRGFPERSIAYWRRGLLRLRDRAVPESFPRYGYILTADGAVVGIVLLIFAIADDGSVRANVSSWCVDDAYRGYSNMLLAAAFRAKDVTFFNISASPWTLQVIEAQGFRPYVLGTFHAAAALGRRVPGADVRAVDASTPDASSLLAEHAACGCICLEVVYRGTAYPFVFLPSRSAGNRLPSAQLVYCRSLAEMARFAGPVGRHLLRTGFVSIAIDATGPIPGLIGHYAVGKRMKYFRGPAAPRLGDLSATELVYLGP; this is encoded by the coding sequence GTGCTCTCGAACGAGCCGATCGTGTCGCCCGACGCCAGCGGTTCCGCCGAATCCCGGACGGCGGCGGCAAAGCCGCGCCTGAAGCTCGTTTGCCGCAAGATCCGCGACGAGGACCTCGACGCGGTCGCCGACTGCCTTACCCGCGGCTTTCCGGAGCGCTCCATCGCCTACTGGCGTCGCGGGCTCCTGCGGCTGCGCGATCGTGCTGTGCCGGAGAGCTTCCCGCGCTACGGCTACATCCTGACGGCGGACGGCGCCGTCGTCGGCATCGTGCTCCTCATCTTCGCGATCGCCGACGATGGCAGCGTGCGCGCCAACGTCTCGAGCTGGTGCGTCGACGACGCCTATCGCGGCTACTCGAACATGCTGCTGGCCGCCGCGTTCCGCGCCAAGGACGTCACCTTCTTCAACATTTCCGCGTCGCCGTGGACGTTGCAGGTCATCGAGGCGCAGGGCTTCAGGCCCTACGTGCTCGGCACTTTTCATGCGGCGGCCGCGCTCGGGCGCCGCGTGCCGGGGGCGGACGTTCGCGCCGTCGACGCCAGCACGCCGGATGCGTCGTCGCTTCTCGCCGAGCACGCCGCGTGCGGCTGCATCTGCCTCGAGGTCGTCTATCGCGGCACGGCCTATCCCTTCGTCTTCCTGCCCTCGCGCAGTGCCGGCAACCGCCTGCCGAGCGCCCAGCTCGTCTACTGCCGCAGCCTGGCCGAGATGGCGCGCTTCGCCGGGCCGGTCGGGCGCCACCTGCTGCGGACCGGCTTCGTCTCCATCGCGATCGACGCGACCGGCCCCATCCCCGGGCTCATCGGGCATTACGCCGTCGGCAAGCGCATGAAATATTTCCGCGGCCCCGCCGCACCGCGGCTCGGCGACCTCAGCGCGACTGAGCTCGTCTACCTCGGCCCGTGA
- a CDS encoding protein of unknown function (ID:RHAL1_03161;~source:Prodigal:2.6), whose translation MQQAEVQQAGASTGAAVEAGVADVVRRIAAQHDVRTEIGPNDSLVDCGMTSMAMVDLMLAIEAAFDVTIPQRELTPTNFQSIASLSALVARL comes from the coding sequence ATGCAGCAGGCAGAAGTGCAGCAGGCCGGGGCTTCGACGGGCGCGGCGGTCGAAGCCGGGGTTGCCGACGTGGTCCGGCGCATCGCCGCCCAGCACGACGTGCGCACCGAGATCGGCCCCAACGACTCGCTCGTCGATTGCGGCATGACCTCGATGGCGATGGTCGACTTGATGCTGGCGATCGAGGCGGCGTTCGACGTGACCATCCCGCAGCGTGAGCTGACGCCGACGAACTTCCAGTCGATCGCGAGCCTTTCGGCCCTGGTGGCGCGGCTCTAG
- a CDS encoding Acyl-CoA dehydrogenase (ID:RHAL1_03162;~source:Prodigal:2.6) — protein MDLQDGRSLTASPDESEAARDFDIVTRTQAVADIAAGHALAVDRDAVFPADAIAAAKRNGLMALLVPRALGGAGASMHVVADVCYTLGQACASTAMIIAMHQAALACVVRHAGTSAWHRDFLARVAKENLLLASSTTEGSGGGNVRSSVAPLVREGGRLAFARAATVMSYGAEADGIVTTARRDADASATDQALVVFLKDDYKLTPTGGWDTLGMRGTSSAGFALAAEASEAQILPVGYDKIHPQTMVPISHLSWAATWTGIAAAAVSRAQGFVRTAARRANGVMPPGAQRCTEAVAELHSLRGVVAAMITRYEAIKDDTRALTALETQAALNLFKVDVSERAVDVVMLAMRACGLAGYRNDSDFALGRHLRDVLSSPVMVHNERIRANIASTALMSGVPASLS, from the coding sequence ATGGACCTGCAGGACGGACGCAGCCTCACGGCGAGCCCTGACGAGAGCGAGGCGGCGCGCGATTTCGACATCGTCACCCGCACGCAGGCGGTGGCCGACATCGCGGCCGGCCATGCCCTCGCCGTCGATCGCGACGCGGTCTTTCCAGCGGACGCCATCGCGGCGGCCAAGCGCAACGGCCTGATGGCGCTGCTCGTCCCCCGCGCGCTCGGCGGCGCGGGTGCCTCGATGCATGTCGTCGCCGACGTCTGCTACACGCTGGGCCAGGCCTGCGCCTCCACGGCGATGATCATCGCCATGCATCAGGCCGCGCTCGCCTGCGTCGTGCGTCATGCCGGCACGAGCGCCTGGCACCGCGACTTCCTCGCCCGAGTCGCGAAGGAAAACCTGCTTCTCGCGTCCTCGACCACCGAGGGCTCCGGCGGCGGCAACGTCCGCTCGTCCGTCGCGCCCCTGGTGCGCGAGGGAGGCCGCCTCGCCTTCGCCCGCGCCGCGACCGTGATGTCCTACGGGGCCGAGGCCGACGGCATCGTCACGACCGCGCGCCGCGACGCCGATGCCTCGGCCACCGACCAGGCGCTCGTCGTCTTCCTGAAGGACGACTACAAGCTGACGCCGACCGGCGGCTGGGACACGCTCGGCATGCGCGGCACGTCGAGCGCCGGCTTCGCGCTCGCGGCCGAGGCCAGCGAGGCGCAGATCCTCCCCGTCGGCTACGACAAGATCCATCCGCAGACCATGGTGCCGATCTCGCACCTCTCCTGGGCCGCGACGTGGACGGGCATCGCCGCCGCCGCGGTGTCGCGGGCGCAAGGCTTCGTGCGCACCGCTGCGCGCCGTGCCAACGGCGTGATGCCGCCCGGCGCGCAGCGCTGCACGGAGGCGGTCGCCGAGCTGCACAGCCTGCGCGGCGTCGTCGCGGCGATGATCACGCGCTACGAGGCGATCAAGGACGACACGCGGGCGCTGACCGCGCTCGAGACGCAGGCGGCACTCAACCTCTTCAAGGTCGATGTCTCCGAGCGCGCCGTCGATGTGGTGATGCTGGCGATGCGCGCCTGCGGCCTCGCCGGCTATCGCAACGACAGCGACTTCGCGCTCGGCCGCCACCTGCGCGACGTGCTGTCCTCGCCGGTCATGGTGCACAACGAGCGCATCCGCGCCAACATCGCCTCGACCGCCCTGATGAGCGGCGTGCCGGCTTCGCTGAGCTGA
- a CDS encoding Haloacid dehalogenase type II (ID:RHAL1_03163;~source:Prodigal:2.6) has translation MRLHDFKVLSFDCYGTLIDWETGILAALAPLLDGHAAPPSREDVLARFGHLEAVQQRATPTKRYSDILAIVYKRLAEAWERPASWEAALAFGASVPAWPAFPDSAEALAELAQRYRLVVLSNVDNASFAASNARLGVTFDAVFTAEETGVYKPHRAGFDYMLARLEERGIGKGAVLHTAQSLFHDHATAAGLDLARCFIDRHAARPGAAATPLPDGLRPPEFRFDSMAALAAAVRDGSA, from the coding sequence ATGCGGCTGCATGACTTCAAGGTTCTGAGCTTCGACTGCTACGGCACGCTGATCGACTGGGAGACGGGCATCCTCGCCGCGCTCGCGCCGCTCCTGGACGGCCACGCGGCGCCGCCGTCGCGCGAGGACGTGCTTGCGCGCTTCGGGCATCTCGAAGCCGTGCAGCAGCGTGCCACGCCGACAAAGCGCTACAGCGACATTTTGGCGATCGTCTACAAGCGTCTCGCCGAGGCCTGGGAGCGGCCGGCGAGCTGGGAGGCCGCGCTGGCGTTCGGCGCGAGCGTCCCCGCCTGGCCGGCGTTTCCCGATAGCGCCGAGGCGCTGGCCGAGCTGGCGCAGCGCTACAGGCTGGTCGTCCTCTCGAACGTCGACAACGCGTCGTTTGCGGCGAGCAACGCGAGGCTCGGCGTCACATTCGATGCCGTGTTCACCGCCGAGGAGACCGGCGTCTACAAGCCGCACCGGGCCGGCTTCGACTACATGCTCGCGCGGCTCGAGGAGCGCGGCATCGGCAAAGGCGCCGTCCTGCATACGGCGCAGAGCCTGTTCCACGATCACGCCACGGCGGCCGGGCTCGACCTCGCGCGCTGCTTCATCGACCGGCACGCCGCGCGTCCCGGCGCGGCCGCAACTCCGCTGCCCGACGGCCTGCGCCCGCCGGAGTTCCGCTTCGACAGCATGGCGGCCCTGGCCGCCGCCGTCCGCGACGGATCGGCTTGA
- a CDS encoding hypothetical protein (ID:RHAL1_03164;~conserved exported protein of unknown function;~source:Prodigal:2.6) — protein sequence MTFVKTLVAGALVASTMALTVPTPASAFGVYVGPRGGVAVRVGPGYRGYRRPFVRPRVYVRPGVVVRRRFYR from the coding sequence ATGACCTTCGTGAAGACCCTTGTTGCCGGCGCGCTCGTCGCCTCGACCATGGCGCTGACCGTGCCGACCCCCGCTTCCGCGTTCGGCGTCTACGTCGGCCCGCGCGGTGGCGTGGCCGTTCGCGTCGGTCCGGGCTACCGTGGCTATCGCCGTCCGTTCGTTCGCCCGCGTGTATACGTGCGTCCGGGCGTCGTCGTGCGTCGCCGCTTCTATCGCTGA